The region AGTAAGTATTTATTCATTTTATCTAACCAAATCATATTATTCTAGGTTTCATAATAATACATAGCCATTCAATTCAACGGATAATATTACATGACTTTCAGATCAAAAAAACGAGCCTAAGCTCGTTTTTATCGATAGCCTGTATTTATTTAATCTACTTGTTAAATGCGGATCCCCCCATCGACTTCAAATACACGGCCATTGACATAGTCATTTTCAATGATAAATTTAACCGTTGATGAGATTTCATTGGGTTGACCTAGTCGTCCAACTGGCACCATTTTTTCTAAACGTTCAAGCATTTCTGGCTTCATGGCAGCCGTCATATCAGTTTCAATGATCCCCGGCGCAACGGCGGCACTGCGGATATTGTAACGAGCGAGCTCTTTTGCCCAACCAACCGCCATGGCAGCAACCCCCGCTTTAGACGCTGAATAATTAGTCTGACCAACATTACCTGCTTTCGCTAAGCTAGAAATATTAATGATCACTCCTTCTTGCTTAGATTCGATCATGGCAGCTGCTGCTTCACGACCACAAAGAAAAGTACCGGTAAGGTTGACGTTAATCACGGCTTGAAACTGCTCAAATGACATACGGTCCGTTACCTTCCCCTCTTTGGCCTTAACCAACATGCCATCGAACAAGATACCCGCA is a window of Shewanella sp. VB17 DNA encoding:
- a CDS encoding SDR family oxidoreductase; the encoded protein is MDLKDKVVVITGGAGGLGLAMALDLAEAGAKLALIDVDQEKLERACADLGDRAEVQGYAFDITDEEDVVAGFGFIMEDFGKINVLINNAGILFDGMLVKAKEGKVTDRMSFEQFQAVINVNLTGTFLCGREAAAAMIESKQEGVIINISSLAKAGNVGQTNYSASKAGVAAMAVGWAKELARYNIRSAAVAPGIIETDMTAAMKPEMLERLEKMVPVGRLGQPNEISSTVKFIIENDYVNGRVFEVDGGIRI